TGAAAGAGATACTACTATCGGAGGAAAATTATGATTCAAATCTACAATACTTTAACAAGACAAAAAGAAGCATTCAAACCGATTGAAGAAGGCAAAGTACGTATGTACGTGTGCGGTCCAACGGTTTATAACTATATTCATATCGGGAATGCTCGTAGTACGGTTTCCTTTGATACGATTCGTCGCTACTTTGAATACCGCGGTTATGACGTGAATTTCGTTTCGAATTTTACGGATGTGGACGATAAAATCATTCGAGTGGCCAATGAGACAGGCATGACAGCTGAAGAAGTCTCAAAGAAATATATTGAAGCATTCTTTGAAGATACAAACGCGCTAAACGTGAAGAAGGCGACTTTAAATCCAACGGTTATGAATACCATGGATGATATTATTGCCTTTGTAGCAGATTTAATCGATAAAGGAATGGCCTACGAATCAGAAGGTGATGTGTATTTCATTACTGAAAAGTTTGAAGGTTATGGAAAACTCAGCGACCAACGCATCGAAGACTTACAGATGGGGGCAAGTAATCGTACCGCCTCTGAAGATGATGCGAAGAAACGCAATCCACTAGACTTTGCATTATGGAAGAACGCAAAACCGAATGAAATTAGCTGGAACTCTCCATGGGGAAAGGGCCGTCCAGGATGGCATATTGAATGCTCTGTAATGGCGACAAAACACCTAGGGGATACGATCGACATTCACGGTGGCGGACAAGACTTAGCGTTCCCTCACCACGAAAACGAAATCGCGCAAAGTGAATCCAAAACAGGGAAAAAATTTGCGAACTACTGGATGCACAATGCATTTGTGACGATGGGCGAGGAGAAAATGAGTAAATCTCTAGGAAACTTCGTACTCGTTCACGACTTAATCCAACAACTCGACCCACAAGTGCTCCGTTTCTTCTTAGCAAGTGCGCACTACCGTCGTCCATTGAAATTTAGTGAAGCGGCTCTTCAAGAAGCAGCCGTGAACCTTGAAAAAGTACAAACGACTTTCAAAAATGCTCGCTACCGCCTAGAAACAGCCGTAGATGCATTGCCAGAAGATGCAGAACGTTTGGCAAAATTTGCAGCGATTGAAGCAGATTTCCAAAAAGAAATGGATGATGACTTCAATGCGGCAAACGGCATGACGGTGCTATATCAATGGTTGAAAGAATGGAATGTGTACTTAGAACAAGAAGTGGTTTCTAAAGCAGTACTCGAAGCACTCCTTGAAAAAGCAGCGGTTCTATTTGGAATCTTCGGTATCGTGGAAAAACAAGAAGCACTGCTCGATGATGATATTCAAGCATTAATCGAGGAACGTCTTGAAGCGCGTAAGGCGAAGAACTTTGCTCGCAGTGACGAGATTCGTGATTTATTAAAAGAACAAGGGATTGTATTAGAAGACACTCCACAAGGAACAAGATGGAGAAGAGAAGCATGACAGAAAAAAACTGGAAGCTGCTAAATGGTTTGGCACTCGCCTATATGGGGGACGGGATTTATGAAGTGTATGTCAGAAATCACGTGATGCAAAAAGGGCTCACAAAGCCAAATCAATTACATGCGACCGCAACGAAGTTTGTTTCAGCAAAAGCACAAGCACGCTTGATGCAACAAATGCTAGAGCAAGAAAACTTCTTAAATGAAGAAGAATTAGAAATTTATAAACGAGGACGCAATAGTAAGAGTCATACGGTGGCTAAAAATGCCGATGTCGGAA
This Granulicatella adiacens ATCC 49175 DNA region includes the following protein-coding sequences:
- the cysS gene encoding cysteine--tRNA ligase, with protein sequence MIQIYNTLTRQKEAFKPIEEGKVRMYVCGPTVYNYIHIGNARSTVSFDTIRRYFEYRGYDVNFVSNFTDVDDKIIRVANETGMTAEEVSKKYIEAFFEDTNALNVKKATLNPTVMNTMDDIIAFVADLIDKGMAYESEGDVYFITEKFEGYGKLSDQRIEDLQMGASNRTASEDDAKKRNPLDFALWKNAKPNEISWNSPWGKGRPGWHIECSVMATKHLGDTIDIHGGGQDLAFPHHENEIAQSESKTGKKFANYWMHNAFVTMGEEKMSKSLGNFVLVHDLIQQLDPQVLRFFLASAHYRRPLKFSEAALQEAAVNLEKVQTTFKNARYRLETAVDALPEDAERLAKFAAIEADFQKEMDDDFNAANGMTVLYQWLKEWNVYLEQEVVSKAVLEALLEKAAVLFGIFGIVEKQEALLDDDIQALIEERLEARKAKNFARSDEIRDLLKEQGIVLEDTPQGTRWRREA
- a CDS encoding Mini-ribonuclease 3; its protein translation is MTEKNWKLLNGLALAYMGDGIYEVYVRNHVMQKGLTKPNQLHATATKFVSAKAQARLMQQMLEQENFLNEEELEIYKRGRNSKSHTVAKNADVGTYRIATGFEALMGYLYLSGQQARLEELINWCLQQVEGEQ